TCGGCTCTCGCAGTGCCTGCATGCCGCGGTAGGTGAACGCCGGATGTTTTTCGGAGCCGAGCTGCTTGGCTTTTTGAGCCTCAGAGAGTTCTTCATGGAGCTCGATCTCGCTCTCGGAGACGATATCTGGATGGAATCCATGCAAGACCTCCCCGCCAGGGACGTCAAGATTTCCTGTCAGTGCACGAAGGGTGCAATGCAGCCGAATTGCAGACGTGCTGTTTCGCTGCTGATCCGTGATCGGTGTCCAGGGAATGACACCTGGAGTTGTGGTCGCATACATGCGTGCGGCCGCGGCAATTTTGTCAGCAGCAACTCCCGTGATCTCAGCTACGCGCTCGAGCGGAAATTCATCGACACGGGCGCGAAGCTCTTCAAATCCCGTGGTCCACTGCGCGACGAAGTCCTGATCGTAGAGTCCTTCGTCGATGATGACTTTAAGCCAGCCCATGCACATCGCGGCATCGGTTCCGGCCCGCAATGGAAGCCATATATCCGCAAGCTCGGCATTCTCGCTGCGGCGCGGGTCCAACACGATCAACTTTGCGCCGCGTTGCTGGGCGGCACGAATGGAATTATAAACCGGCGTCCAGCTGTGCTTTCGGGGATTATGGCCGAACAGGACGATACATTTGGTCTTCGGATAGTCGGGGTAGGGAAACCAACCGTAGACCATCCGGTTGATAGCGGCGGTATTGCCGGCGCAAAGCGCGACTCCGCTCATCCAGTTCGGATTGCCCAGCAGATTCATGAAGCGGCGGCCGACGCCGCTGTCGGACTGCACATTCCACGGACTGGCTGACACGGCAAAGCCTTCTGGCCCGTATTTCTCCGTCACCGCGGAAAGGCGGGCACCGATATCGTCCAAGGCCTCGTCCCACGTCACTCGCTCCCACCGTCCGGAGCCCCGTTCGCCCACCCGACGGAGCGGGAACCTGACCCGGTCCGGGTGCCCAAATCCCTCGGGCGCGTGAACGCCCTTCATACATATGTTGGCACGAAACGGAGCATTGTCGGTGGCCTTGATGCGAGCGGTGCCGTTAGCGGAAACCTCGGCAATCACCTGACAGTAAATGTCGCAGCTAGAGCATAAGACGCGCTTTTGGTCCGTCATGAACATTCTCCAACAAGTGGTCGCCACTTTGGATCACGGCAACCAAAGATTGCGGGATGATCCGATGGGTCGGTCTGCAAACGATCACTCCAACATCCGAAGGGTGGCATTTCGCCTGGTTGCCCCACGATCGGTTGTTCGTTTCAGCGATTGCTCCGTCGTTGCCGAGACATCAGGAGAACCAACGGCGGCGGCCGCAAGCAGAACGCGCGCCGCGTCCCCAGCTGCGCGAGCCACCTTAGGGTCTCTGCGTATGACGGCGGCCGCTATCGCGCCGTCAATGAGGAGCATGAGTTGCATGGCCAGGCTCTCGGGATGAGCGATCTGCAGCCGCTCCAGCAGTTCGAGAAGCCAGTTACGACGCTGGTTCTTAAAGGCGAGAGCGATCTCGTTCGCAGCGTGATACGGATCTTTCAGCTCGACGACGGCGTTCACGAACGGACAACCCTGAAACTCCTCGTCGGCAAGGCTTCGCTCGAGTTGAACGAAACTTTCCACTATCTGCTCTTCCGCAGGTTTCTCGGAGATGGAAATGGGTATTAGACGACGAGCGAGATAGGCGGTGACGAGGTGGTCTTTGGAAGGGAAATAGTTGTACAAGGTCCGCTTGCTGATCCCGGTTTCTTCCGTAATTTTGTCCACGCCGACCGCTCGGATGCCTTCGCGATAGAACAAGCTGTCCACCGTTTCGAGGATCCGCTCTTGGGTAGCTTGTCTGCCGATGAACCTCTCCATGGCGGCAATCAGTTCAGCAGGTGCCTAGCGGGACGCGCCGGCTCCGCGACCCATGCCCGACGGAAAACGCCAGCGATCTTGGTGCGGGATATCTCCTTTTCGGAGACGGCCGGGAATTTCGGGAAATGCTCGTCATGGAAACTGTCGATGACGAATGGCAGCATTGAAAATCCAAGGTATTCTCCTGATGCGGAAAGCGCGGCGGGGTCGCCGACGAGGGCGCTGCGTGTGGCCATGCCCTTGGAGCTGCCCGTCTGCCAATGAAGCTCGCGGAACTCCCGTCGTTCGACCTCTGGCGCCGAAAGAATGCGGATCGAGCTTTGCTGGGAGATAAGATAGAGAGTTTGGTGTCGGTCGAGCGCTATATTGGCGCCTCGCAGTTGTTTTAGTTCGGTCAAGATCGAAGCCTTCGATGACGGGTTGGCCAATGCTATCGCCGTTAGGCCGAACAACGCGTCGAAGACCATCATGGGATGCTCGGCCTTCGCCAACCTTCGCAGATAGTTTTCCACGACGCTTTCGCCGAAGGCGGAGGCCGACTTGGCCGCGATCGCGGCCAGCCAAAAGGTGCGTTCCCTCAGGAGCACGAAGCTTGGGGTCCAGGTCTCCCACACGAAGCTATTGGCCATATCGGCAAGCCAAGGGCGCGAGTCGCGGTTTGAGGCCAACAGGATGAGTTGCCCCAGCGCATGAACGAGCTGCCAGTACACGCGCAGGCTCATGGCATTGGTTCCCGGCGTTCCGCTCAATTCGTGGCGGACGACCGAGCGAAGCGTATCGAGAACGTTCAGGACCCGCATCGCGGCTTTGTAGGACAGTTGCTCGAGTAGGGGGACCCACTCAAATATCTCATGAAAGCTCGCTCGTGATTGTACGAGCGACGGCTCGAAAAGAGGTTCAAGAACGTTGTAGGCATCCTTTACGGCACCAGTTCGCTGCATCGAAACTTGCAGCGATCGCTCAAACTCCGGCCGTGTTCGAATTACTTCCTCGAGCTCGATCGTTGGCAACCCGGTTTGCCGTCTGCGAGAGATCGAGTGACCGCACCCACCCACCTTGAGCCAGCTCTGGTTCTTTGACTGACCAATCAGAAATTCTCGACCGGGATCGATCGAAGCAATTTCAGCCAGTCGTTCGCGAAGCGAAGCATCTCGCGTGATGGTCATGGCTGCAGCTAGTCGCACGACCATATCGTTGCGTGCAGCCCCTAGCAGCTCAACCAAATTGTGGTAATCGGGATTTACCGCTAGCATTTCGTCGGCGCTTTCGTCGGCTCCGAAATCACGCAATGGCATGCATCTCGGTCGAGTGTGGAAAAATAGGCGATCAAAGCGCTGCGCCAAACGACGTTTTGCCGACGTTTTAGGACGTCGAACGAGCACTGAGAATGGCGGCATCTCTACCCCCGCGTTGCGGCTGCGATCGTAAGCCTCGCGTGATCAGGCCTGGGGCCGCGTTATAGATATTGCGGGGTCGTGTTTGGCCTCCCATCACCGAAACGACTGATTATCGCTTCCGTTGTGCCTCAAACCGCGAGACTCGTCCGGTTTCGGCCGAATATTTGCGCCATCGAGCATGATCCGCCCACGTCATCGGATGATTTGGATGTGCCCGGTCCGGCTGATGTTCCCTTAGACTTCCCGGACTTATGTCTTGACAGGACGTGACCGGTCAGTAACTATTTCTATCTGCGGACCGTGGCGAAATGACTGCCCAATGTTATGTTCGAGGTGGCTCGGGGGAGGCGGTATCGGGTGATGAGGCCGAGATTGTCGCTTCGTCGGCGCGTTGTCGAAAAAGCGGGATATGCCGTGCTGTGAGATGGGCTGACCCATGCTCAATCGTCTTCGACTACGCCGACTTGCTGATCACGGACCCTCTCGAACGCCAGCGCGGGCGGCAATGCCGCGCACTTACTTGGCGACAGGACGCAGCCGACGCGCAGATGGTTCGAATGGCCGGACGCCGTTTCCAACCAAAACGAGCGGATGAGACGGCAAAGCCAACTGCGGCAAGCAATCAAGCAGTTTCAATAAAATGACGGTGGGAGGTTTCCATGCAGCGGATAGGAGTGGTTACGTTTCCGGGCTTTCACGTGATGACGTTGGCGGCGATGTCGGTCTTCGAAGTCGCGAACTCTGAGCTTGGCGAGCATCGCTACGATGTTCATTTCCTGTCAGAGAACGGCGGACGAGTGAGGTCATCGGCCGGGTTCGTGGTCGAGACCGAGCCGTTCGGGAATCCCCTGTTTGATACGGTCATCGTCGGCGGGAGTACGGAGCCATCCTTCAGGCCTTCTGAGGGTATGCTGACCTTCCTTCGAAAGGCTTCCGACGTATCGCGCAGGATGGCCGCGACTTGCGTCGGTACGTTTACGCTGGCCGAGGCGGGGCTTCTCGACGGCAAGCGGGTGACGACGCATTGGGACCACGTTCGTGAACTTCAGAGGCGATACCCGAAAATTAAGGTCCAGGAGGACCGAATCTTCGTCATCGACGGATCGATATGGACATCGGCGGGCATGACCGCGACGATGGATCTGGTACTTGCGATGGTCGAACGGGACGTCGGGCCTGAACTCGCGAGGACGATCGCCAAGCAGATGGTGGTCCACCATCGGCGTTCCGGCGGTCAGTCGCAAATTTCGGTCCTTCTCGAACTTGAACCCAAGTCCGATCGAATTCAAAATGCCCTCGAATTCGCAAGAAAAAACCTGCATTCGGAACTTACCGTCGAAAGCCTTGCAGACGCGGCCCATTTGAGTCCACGACAATTTACACGAGCCTTCGCGGCCGCCACTGGCGAATCGCCGGCAAAGGCAATCGAAAAGTTGCGTCTCGAAGCCGCGCGGTTATTGTTGGAGGACAGTCGGCATCCGATTGAGCATATCGCGAAGCAAACGGGCTTTGCAGATCGCGAAAGAATGCGGCGAGCCTTCGTGCGTACGTTCGGTGTACCGCCGCAGGCGATGCGCCGCCAAGCACGAAAGGAGATGCACGGAGCCAGCGATATTCCGACAGGCTCATTGCCCGCGCTTCGTGAGGCCGATCTGATGGCAACCAAACAGCCAGCCATGCTGCAAGGTGACGCGCCGTCATTCCGCGACTTTCTCGCCGAACATAAGCAGTCCGCATTGCGATTGGGTCCTGGTCACTTCGTCCTGCAACACATTCCCTTGTTTGGCGACGAACCCATTGGCGACACTCACGAGGTGGGGCGCAATCCCGCATTTGGGTAAGTCCCGAGCTAGAAAGACCGATAACGGCCAAATATCCGTCGCGCGTTGTCGCGCCGACGGCTTTCGCCGCCGTTGTTTCCGCGACCTTGATTTAATCGGCCATGCCGCTTTTTGGCTCGCGCCACATCACGCATTTGGCGAAGGATCTCGAGCGGACGTTCTTTGGTGACGTCGCGGGCTCGAGCTTGAATCGACAGGCGTCTTTCAATCCCGTGAGCGCGCGAGGCCCCGCCGGACATTGAGTGGTGGGTAAGATCGGCGTTACGCGGTTGCTCGCAATCGATCGCAACGGCCGATCTGACGATGTTCCTGAACCAGGGGTCAGATGCTGGATGCAATGCACGCGGGCGATAACCGTGTGACCTAGAAAGTGGCAAAAAAGGCGTTCTCCGTCAGCGGTGACTGATCTACTTCTTTGTTGGTCGAGGGAGAGGCCAATGGTTCGCGGCGTTCGATTCCACACGTTCGGCGGTCCCGAGGTTTTGCAGATAGAAAACGTGATCGTACCGGAACCGGGTCCCGATGAGGTCCGCTTACGGATAAAGGCCATTGGCTTGAACCGAGGCGAAATCCTGATGCGATCCGGAAGGGCCGCTACCAGGGCGAAGTTACCCGCGCAGCTTGGTGTGGAAGCGGCCGGGATAATCGAGGTCGTGGGATCGGATGTAAAGAATTTTGCGATCGGAGATCGCGTGGCAGTCGTCCCCGGAGACCTCGGACGCGGTTACTACGGCGAGGTCGCCCTTGCGCCTGCCAGGACACTGGTCAAGGTCTCACCCACTCAGAGCTGGCAGGACGCAGCGGCGACCTGGATGGCATTCGGCACCGCATGGACAGGGTTGGTCGATATAGCGCGCCTCTCCCGAGGCCAAACGGTACTCATAACGGCCGCATCCAGCAGTGCGGGTCTGGCTGCCATCCAGACCGCACGCAAAGTCG
This portion of the Bradyrhizobium sp. AZCC 2262 genome encodes:
- a CDS encoding molybdopterin-containing oxidoreductase family protein; amino-acid sequence: MFMTDQKRVLCSSCDIYCQVIAEVSANGTARIKATDNAPFRANICMKGVHAPEGFGHPDRVRFPLRRVGERGSGRWERVTWDEALDDIGARLSAVTEKYGPEGFAVSASPWNVQSDSGVGRRFMNLLGNPNWMSGVALCAGNTAAINRMVYGWFPYPDYPKTKCIVLFGHNPRKHSWTPVYNSIRAAQQRGAKLIVLDPRRSENAELADIWLPLRAGTDAAMCMGWLKVIIDEGLYDQDFVAQWTTGFEELRARVDEFPLERVAEITGVAADKIAAAARMYATTTPGVIPWTPITDQQRNSTSAIRLHCTLRALTGNLDVPGGEVLHGFHPDIVSESEIELHEELSEAQKAKQLGSEKHPAFTYRGMQALREPTKRVWGKEYVNLISGSYMANPSAVFRAMADGVPYPVRAFFSLGNNTLLSFANLQLIYRALMNQELIVSFEHMMTPTSQLADYVLPSDSWLERASLSDGFGWTSIVRPSQKTMEPPDECRSVYDFWRDLAVRLGIADRFPWKNSEELLDFRVGALGLNFSQFAEKHAYHMRKLSFKKYETTGFATPSGKVELKSTVLESLGFDPLPYYRAEPPQDPAFPFMAFTGVREDEFFQTGHRHIASLRSRRPEPEIFLHPNDAATIGVVGGEWIEVSTIQGCCKGRTAIRDDMPAGLIRVPHGWWKPEMPKGKKELSGAWEFADAQICPDTDDYLDIEQGIPHLKGLPCAVRKLAIGPEPDRVTGRALPEIVTAE
- a CDS encoding TetR/AcrR family transcriptional regulator, which translates into the protein MERFIGRQATQERILETVDSLFYREGIRAVGVDKITEETGISKRTLYNYFPSKDHLVTAYLARRLIPISISEKPAEEQIVESFVQLERSLADEEFQGCPFVNAVVELKDPYHAANEIALAFKNQRRNWLLELLERLQIAHPESLAMQLMLLIDGAIAAAVIRRDPKVARAAGDAARVLLAAAAVGSPDVSATTEQSLKRTTDRGATRRNATLRMLE
- a CDS encoding zinc-dependent alcohol dehydrogenase family protein — its product is MVRGVRFHTFGGPEVLQIENVIVPEPGPDEVRLRIKAIGLNRGEILMRSGRAATRAKLPAQLGVEAAGIIEVVGSDVKNFAIGDRVAVVPGDLGRGYYGEVALAPARTLVKVSPTQSWQDAAATWMAFGTAWTGLVDIARLSRGQTVLITAASSSAGLAAIQTARKVGASPVALTRTHLKAPALLEAGATHVIATEEQDVVAEVARLTGGKGAEVVFDAVGGPALERLAEASATGGLLLTYGRFSPEVTPLPLAQVLWKDLTIRGFVLPNAVVHDEKLAALKQFVGEGLASGTLRPIIARTFPFDEIVAAHRYLESGSQFGKVVVTV